The proteins below are encoded in one region of Oncorhynchus gorbuscha isolate QuinsamMale2020 ecotype Even-year linkage group LG01, OgorEven_v1.0, whole genome shotgun sequence:
- the LOC124010034 gene encoding hyaluronidase-like yields the protein MALICRYLLVVVLWIGDREGAGGEQIKQAQAPLIPHRPFIVVWNAPTESCRLRFKVDLDLSVFDIVANLNETLSGPNVTIFYHSHLGYYPYYASSGNPINGGLPQNQSLSKHLSKARADIDKLIPHKDFRGLGVIDWENWRPQWVRNWGSKDIYRNKSKEQIRKLHPDWPESKVENEAKEAFERAGQAFMNNTLLLAESRRPDGLWGFYLFPDCYNYGYKTHPHRYTGECPNVEHVRNDHLMWLWRESTALYPSVYLDYELMSSANTVKFVHYRVKEAMRIASIARTDFTLPVFVYSRPFYAYTFTVLSESDLVHTIGESAALGASGVVLWGSSEYARTQRNCLTVKKYIDGPLGHYVINVTSAAKLCSKALCKKNGKCVRKSLDSGAYLHLNPRFFHIRRNLGPRGPRFHVSGHLNNHDILDMKHKFTCQCYQGWTGVYCEMPQMPPLPPMPRPRDNSLLGDILVILSLHFSCLCVIMFLGLCLIIKCLIL from the exons ATGGCGCTGATTTGCCGCTATCTGCTGGTGGTAGTGTTGTGGATTGGGGACAGAGAAGGGGCTGGTGGTGAGCAGATTAAGCAGGCCCAGGCTCCTCTTATCCCTCATCGGCCCTTCATCGTAGTGTGGAACGCCCCCACAGAGTCCTGCCGCCTTCGCTTCAAGGTGGACCTGGACCTCAGCGTCTTTGACATCGTGGCCAACCTCAACGAGACCCTTAGCGGGCCCAATGTCACCATCTTCTACCATAGCCACCTGGGCTATTATCCTTACTACGCCAGCTCTGGGAACCCCATCAACGGGGGCCTGCCCCAGAACCAGAGCCTGTCCAAGCACCTGAGCAAGGCCAGGGCCGACATCGACAAGCTCATCCCTCACAAGGACTTCCGAGGCCTGGGTGTCATTGACTGGGAGAACTGGAGGCCCCAGTGGGTGCGCAACTGGGGCTCGAAGGACATCTACCGCAACAAGTCCAAGGAGCAGATACGGAAGCTCCATCCAGATTGGCCTGAGAGCAAGGTGGAGAATGAGGCCAAGGAGGCCTTTGAGAGGGCCGGACAGGCCTTTATGAACAATACTCTACTGTTGGCCGAAAGTCGACGACCTGACGGCCTCTGGGGCTTCTACTTGTTCCCCGACTGCTACAACTATGGCTACAAGACGCACCCGCATCGCTACACAGGTGAATGCCCCAACGTGGAGCATGTCCGAAATGACCATCTGATGTGGCTTTGGAGGGAGAGCACAGCTCTCTACCCCTCCGTGTACCTAGACTATGAACTCATGTCCTCGGCCAACACCGTCAAGTTTGTCCACTACCGCGTCAAAGAGGCCATGAGGATTGCCTCCATCGCACGCACCGACTTCACCCTGCCTGTGTTCGTCTACTCTAGACCCTTCTATGCCTACACCTTCACGGTCCTCTCagag AGTGACCTGGTGCACACTATTGGAGAGAGTGCAGCTCTTGGGGCGTCAGGAGTGGTACTTTGGGGCTCCTCAGAATATGCTCGAACTCAG AGAAACTGCCTGACCGTGAAGAAGTATATTGATGGCCCGTTAGGCCACTATGTCATCAACGTCACCTCAGCCGCCAAGCTGTGCAGCAAAGCCCTGTGCAAGAAGAACGGCAAGTGTGTGAGGAAGAGCCTCGACTCAGGAGCCTACCTCCACCTCAACCCCCGCTTCTTCCACATTCGCCGCAACCTGGGCCCCCGGGGTCCCCGCTTCCACGTGAGCGGCCATCTTAACAACCACGACATCCTGGACATGAAGCACAAGTTTACCTGCCAGTGCTACCAAGGCTGGACGGGGGTCTACTGCGAGATGCCCCAGATGCCACCGCTCCCTCCCATGCCCCGACCTAGGGACAACAGCCTGCTAGGGGACATACTGGTCATCCTGTCACTTCACTTCTCCTGTCTGTGTGTCATCATGTTCCTTGGTCTCTGCCTCATCATCAAGTGcttgatactgtag